Proteins encoded by one window of Microplitis mediator isolate UGA2020A chromosome 1, iyMicMedi2.1, whole genome shotgun sequence:
- the LOC130671000 gene encoding pickpocket protein 11-like codes for MKEKVKSSKIFYINDFHNIKKLDHSKQLPKINVIGMSTIQAKTLSQKYFIDFASSSSIHGFNHMTAPRRHLVERFLAAFFVIGAFVSLVFLSLTFWQRYQDYSTVIVLDHEYRRFTITKPAIIVCPIVPINDEKFPEVFKKYGLKDTDDNRYFFHFISNATYLTFNETPKFTNADPTKWLSILNDLKPSVSYFSSNGYQPTWIITERGFCLAFNNHASLYSTIEYWKSDNWTIEPVSDVPFYNYQNREVHDTVKMISHDVMFSISHPGDMVTFNNKFYQCMRLTMSQLSLFVSEISSSEQVRELSLTQRKCMFSYEGRLKMWPIYTKSMCSLECRFNKILKICNCYPHFARPIRGIPICNFEQLQCIGNNVDKIVLLNEIDLKECGCYGDCDTTQYVAESFSTIELKKGSPFEAVITAPIIFPTDKYKREQLFGFNDFLASVGGAAGLFLGASVISFVEILYFATLRLCWYKKKFNGKNKK; via the exons atgaaggaaaaagtaaaatcatcaaaaatattttatattaatgatttccataatataaaaaaactggATCATTCTAAACAActtccaaaaataaatgtgATAGGCATGAGTACAATTCAAGCTAAAACGCTgtctcaaaaatattttatagattttgCAAGTTCGTCGAGTATTCATGGCTTTAATCATATGACAGCACCTCGACGGCATCTTGTTGAAAG ATTTCTGGCTGCGTTTTTCGTTATTGGAGCTTTTGTAAGCTTGGTATTCTTATCGTTAACTTTTTGGCAACGCTACCAAGATTATTCTACCGTTATCGTACTAGATCATGAATATCGACGATTTACAATCACTAAACCAGCTATAATAGTTTGTCCGATCGTTCccataaatgatgaaaaatttccagaagtttttaaaaa ATACGGTTTAAAAGACACTGACGACAATCGGTActttttccattttatttcTAATGCAACGTATTTGACTTTCAATGAAACGCCAAAATTTACGAATGCTGATCCTACAAAGTggttatcaattttaaatgatctCAAACCCTCTGTTAGCTATTTCAGTTCCAACGGATATCAGCCTACATGGATTATCACTGAACGAGGTTTTTGTTTGGCATTTAACAATCACGCAAGTTTATACTCTACTATAGA atATTGGAAAAGTGATAACTGGACGATTGAACCTGTATCTGATGTtccattttataattatcaaaatcgaGAAGTACATGACACCGTAAAAATGATATCACACGACGTTAtg ttCAGCATTTCCCACCCTGGTGATATGgtaacttttaataataaattttaccagTGTATGCGACTAACTATGTCACAATTATCGCTCTTCGTCAGTGAGATAAGTAGTTCCGAACAAGTGAGAGAACTATCCTTAACTCAACGAAAATGCATGTTTTCTTATGAAGGTAGACTAAAAATGTGGCCGATTTACACTAAATCAATGTGTTCTCTTGAATGCAGattcaataagatattaaaaatttgcaattGTTATCCACATTTTGCTAGACCTATCC gcgGGATACCAATATGTAATTTTGAGCAGCTGCAATGTATTGGTAATAATGTagataaaattgttttattaaatgaaatcgACTTGAAGGAATGTGGCTGCTATGGAGATTGTGACACAACACAGTATGTTGCAGAATCATTCTCAACGATCGAACT aaaaaaaggatCACCATTCGAAGCAGTAATAACAGCTCCAATTATCTTTCCTACAGATAAATATAAACGCGAACAACTATTTGGGTTTAATGATTTCTTAG CTTCCGTTGGAGGAGCTGCAGGACTATTTTTAGGAGCGAGCGTCATATCCTTCGTGGAAATTTTATACTTCGCGACTTTACGTTTAtgttggtataaaaaaaaattcaatggaaagaataaaaaataa